The proteins below come from a single Plantactinospora sp. KBS50 genomic window:
- a CDS encoding chloride channel protein, with amino-acid sequence MTRSAAALAACWCCHSWWGGAGLGAVAFRWLIVTATRLLSGQADYTSAPGGPHPLLPGLGRWFVVLAPVVAGLLYGPLVQRFAREARGHGVPEVMYAVARRGGRIRARVAVVKALASAVCIGGGGSVGREGPIVQIGSALGSTVGRWVRLPESRLSLLVAAGAAGGISATFNTPVAGVFFAMELILGDFAVESFGAVVLASVTAGAIGRAILGDHPFLSLPTFRVDSPVEYLLYALLGLLGALVGVGFSRILYLVEDLCDRLWRGPEWLRPAAGGVLLGGLLLVLPQMYGVGYPVLGAAVAGRYAVVFLLVLLLGKMLATSLTIGIGGSGGVFAPSLFIGAMLGAAFGAAAHTLLPQFTGPAGAYALVGMGAVFAGAARVPITAVVIMFELTGEYSIVLPLMVAIALAAGLSRLISADTIYTRKLRRRGIDLDRAAPGPLDRATVATAMGPLPVPVDSATALPELAARLAGGASALPVVDPAGELRGVVLAREIEAALRDGADDVTAASLARTVPAVHPDDTLDEALARMIRHGSALPVADRGTGGIVGWLTHRQILNAVTVPNQRSGPTAAAPPRPAVIDEPARG; translated from the coding sequence GTGACCAGATCCGCGGCGGCCCTGGCGGCCTGCTGGTGCTGTCACTCCTGGTGGGGCGGGGCCGGGCTCGGCGCGGTGGCCTTCCGCTGGCTGATCGTGACCGCGACCCGGCTGCTGTCCGGGCAGGCCGACTACACCAGCGCCCCCGGCGGGCCGCATCCGCTGCTGCCGGGACTCGGCCGCTGGTTCGTGGTGCTCGCGCCCGTCGTGGCCGGGCTGCTCTACGGGCCGCTGGTGCAGCGCTTCGCCCGGGAGGCCCGCGGGCACGGCGTCCCCGAGGTGATGTACGCGGTGGCCCGCCGGGGCGGCCGGATCCGGGCCCGGGTGGCCGTGGTGAAGGCCCTGGCCAGCGCGGTCTGCATCGGCGGCGGCGGGTCGGTCGGCCGGGAGGGGCCGATCGTCCAGATCGGATCGGCGCTGGGCTCCACCGTCGGCCGCTGGGTCCGGTTGCCGGAGTCCCGGCTGAGCCTGCTGGTGGCCGCCGGCGCCGCCGGCGGCATCTCGGCGACCTTCAACACGCCCGTCGCGGGCGTCTTCTTCGCGATGGAACTGATCCTGGGCGACTTCGCGGTGGAGTCCTTCGGCGCGGTCGTGCTGGCCTCGGTGACGGCCGGGGCGATCGGCCGGGCCATCCTCGGCGACCACCCGTTCCTGAGCCTGCCAACGTTCCGGGTGGACTCGCCGGTGGAATACCTGCTCTACGCCCTGCTGGGCCTGCTCGGCGCGCTCGTCGGGGTCGGGTTCAGCCGCATCCTCTACCTCGTGGAGGACCTGTGCGACCGGCTGTGGCGGGGGCCGGAGTGGCTCCGGCCGGCCGCCGGCGGGGTGCTGCTCGGCGGCCTGCTGCTGGTGCTGCCGCAGATGTACGGGGTGGGCTACCCGGTGCTGGGCGCCGCCGTGGCCGGCCGGTACGCCGTGGTCTTCCTGCTGGTGCTGCTGCTCGGCAAGATGCTCGCCACCAGCCTCACCATCGGCATCGGCGGCTCCGGCGGCGTGTTCGCGCCGTCGCTGTTCATCGGCGCGATGCTCGGCGCCGCGTTCGGCGCCGCGGCGCACACGCTGCTCCCGCAGTTCACCGGCCCGGCCGGGGCGTACGCGCTGGTGGGCATGGGTGCGGTCTTCGCCGGAGCCGCCCGGGTGCCGATCACCGCCGTGGTCATCATGTTCGAGCTGACCGGGGAGTACAGCATCGTGCTGCCGCTCATGGTGGCCATCGCCCTCGCGGCCGGCCTGTCCCGGCTGATCTCGGCGGACACGATCTACACCCGCAAGCTGCGCCGCCGCGGGATCGACCTGGACCGGGCCGCGCCGGGACCGCTGGACCGGGCCACCGTCGCGACCGCGATGGGGCCGCTGCCGGTACCGGTGGACTCCGCCACCGCCCTGCCCGAACTGGCCGCCCGGTTGGCCGGCGGCGCGAGCGCCCTGCCGGTCGTGGATCCGGCCGGCGAACTGCGCGGCGTCGTCCTGGCCCGGGAGATCGAGGCGGCGCTGCGGGACGGCGCCGACGACGTCACGGCGGCCAGCCTCGCTCGCACCGTGCCGGCGGTGCATCCCGACGACACCCTCGACGAGGCGCTGGCCCGCATGATCCGGCACGGTTCGGCCCTGCCGGTGGCCGACCGCGGGACCGGCGGCATCGTCGGCTGGCTGACCCACCGCCAGATCCTCAACGCGGTCACCGTCCCGAACCAGCGCAGCGGGCCGACGGCCGCGGCACCCCCGCGGCCGGCGGTGATCGACGAGCCTGCCCGCGGGTAG